In the Nodosilinea sp. PGN35 genome, one interval contains:
- a CDS encoding DUF262 domain-containing protein encodes MTSSEITPVSQKIDRLIKRVEDGDIKIPAFQRGYVWKQEQIIDLLDSIRLDYPIGSILLWNSNERLQSTRNIAGFPLPDRTESYPVNYVIDGQQRLSSIYAVFSFHSSQDSSTQEYNPDTKIFDIYYDFEQDSLLTLSDYENLIDKSAAVCLRNFLDTSAFLDQLQNLNKRYHQQAKDLYSKFSNYEVPVVTIRRDKEEVGIIFERINNTGTKMNMVDIMVAWTWSDNFQLKEAISELLDKLDEKGFGTLPTKVILQSISGIIQDTTKSKEILNLDPAIIRANFNLLSRSLLKVVDFLYSEFNCLSSDFLPHVQQIVGLSKFFSLQSLPSSEQVDKIRLWFWLTSFSRRYAGQTDDKMNSDLDCMIAFSKGSYDLLEGYSLSIDQKTLISTKFSKGHPYVRAFLLLMAMDKPLDLVRGTRIDVGDSLSEFNRKQYHHVFPQAFLKQRNFQSDKISSMVNYCFLPSDSNKRISSKAPSDYFFNVIPQSKYQDILQSNLLPINKDIYRHNDYERFLEERAALLKQKIDGVTLK; translated from the coding sequence ATGACATCCTCTGAAATCACACCAGTTTCTCAAAAAATCGACAGGCTGATTAAACGTGTTGAAGATGGTGATATTAAGATCCCGGCATTTCAAAGAGGATACGTCTGGAAGCAAGAACAAATCATTGATTTGCTTGACAGCATCCGACTTGATTATCCAATCGGAAGCATTTTGCTTTGGAATTCAAATGAAAGGCTACAGTCTACAAGAAATATTGCTGGCTTTCCTTTGCCTGACAGGACTGAAAGTTATCCAGTAAATTATGTTATCGATGGTCAGCAAAGACTATCTTCAATTTATGCAGTATTTTCGTTTCACAGCTCACAAGATTCATCTACTCAAGAATACAATCCAGATACAAAGATATTTGATATCTATTATGACTTTGAGCAAGACAGTCTTCTAACGCTCTCAGATTACGAAAACTTAATTGACAAGTCAGCGGCAGTATGCTTAAGAAACTTCTTGGACACAAGTGCTTTTCTAGATCAACTTCAAAACCTGAACAAGCGCTATCACCAACAAGCTAAAGACTTATATTCCAAGTTTTCGAATTATGAAGTTCCAGTGGTTACCATTCGAAGAGACAAAGAAGAAGTAGGTATTATTTTCGAGAGAATTAATAACACAGGCACCAAAATGAATATGGTGGACATTATGGTTGCCTGGACATGGTCTGATAATTTTCAGCTGAAAGAAGCTATTTCAGAATTATTAGATAAACTTGACGAAAAGGGGTTTGGAACTCTTCCCACTAAAGTTATACTTCAGTCTATTAGTGGAATAATACAAGACACAACAAAGTCAAAGGAAATCCTTAATTTAGACCCAGCAATCATTCGTGCAAATTTTAATTTACTCTCCCGATCATTGTTAAAGGTGGTTGACTTTCTTTACAGCGAATTTAATTGTCTTAGTTCTGATTTTCTCCCTCATGTACAGCAAATAGTAGGCTTATCTAAGTTTTTTAGCCTGCAATCTCTTCCTAGCTCAGAACAAGTAGATAAAATTAGATTATGGTTTTGGCTGACTTCGTTTTCCAGAAGATATGCAGGTCAAACAGACGATAAAATGAATTCAGATCTTGATTGTATGATCGCTTTTTCAAAGGGTAGTTATGATTTATTGGAGGGATACTCCTTATCAATTGACCAAAAAACATTAATCTCAACAAAATTTTCAAAAGGCCATCCATACGTAAGAGCATTTCTACTTCTTATGGCGATGGATAAGCCACTTGATTTAGTCAGGGGAACCAGAATCGATGTTGGTGACTCTTTGTCAGAATTTAACAGAAAGCAGTATCACCATGTATTTCCTCAAGCTTTCTTGAAGCAGCGAAATTTTCAGTCAGATAAAATAAGTTCAATGGTAAATTACTGCTTTCTACCCTCTGACTCTAATAAAAGGATTAGTAGTAAAGCACCATCTGATTACTTTTTTAACGTTATTCCTCAATCGAAATATCAAGACATACTTCAATCTAATCTGTTGCCCATAAACAAAGATATCTATAGGCATAACGACTACGAACGTTTCTTGGAAGAGAGAGCAGCGCTTCTAAAACAGAAAATTGATGGGGTGACATTAAAGTAG
- a CDS encoding VOC family protein, which translates to MIFDHVGFNVSDFEVSKAFYLQALQPLGIGIVAEGEGWAMLGKDGKGQFWFGSFGSSPGAIHLAFAAADRDQVRRFYGAAIAAGGQDNGAPGLRAQYHPHYYGAFVIGPDGHNIEAVCHQPEPEN; encoded by the coding sequence ATGATCTTTGACCACGTAGGTTTTAACGTCAGCGATTTTGAGGTCAGCAAAGCGTTTTACCTCCAGGCCCTCCAGCCGCTGGGCATCGGCATTGTGGCCGAAGGGGAGGGCTGGGCCATGCTTGGCAAAGACGGCAAGGGCCAGTTCTGGTTTGGCTCCTTTGGCAGCAGCCCCGGTGCGATTCACCTCGCCTTTGCCGCCGCAGATCGCGACCAGGTGCGGCGGTTCTATGGGGCAGCGATCGCTGCTGGCGGCCAGGACAACGGTGCCCCCGGCCTTCGCGCCCAGTACCACCCCCACTATTACGGAGCCTTTGTGATTGGCCCCGATGGCCACAACATTGAGGCGGTCTGCCATCAGCCCGAGCCGGAGAATTAG
- a CDS encoding VOC family protein, which yields MVKPAKNTICLWYNGDAEEAAQFYAQTFPDSSVDAVHRAPADYPSGKQGDVLTVQFTVLGIPCLGLNGGPTFKHSEAFSFQVATADQAETDRYWNAIVNNGGEESACGWCRDKWGLSWQITPTVLTEAIANPDPAVAQRAFEAMMQMQKIDVAAIEAACRG from the coding sequence ATGGTGAAGCCAGCTAAGAACACCATTTGCCTTTGGTACAATGGCGATGCCGAAGAGGCGGCGCAGTTTTACGCCCAGACTTTTCCCGATTCCTCCGTCGATGCGGTGCACCGCGCCCCGGCAGACTACCCCTCCGGCAAACAGGGGGATGTGCTGACCGTGCAGTTTACCGTACTGGGCATTCCCTGCCTGGGGCTCAACGGCGGCCCCACCTTCAAACACAGCGAAGCCTTTTCGTTTCAGGTTGCCACTGCCGACCAGGCCGAAACCGATCGCTACTGGAATGCCATCGTCAACAACGGCGGCGAGGAGAGCGCCTGCGGCTGGTGCAGAGACAAATGGGGGCTGTCCTGGCAGATTACGCCCACCGTCTTGACCGAGGCGATCGCCAACCCCGACCCCGCCGTGGCCCAGCGCGCCTTCGAGGCCATGATGCAGATGCAAAAGATCGACGTCGCTGCGATCGAGGCGGCCTGCCGGGGCTGA
- a CDS encoding GFA family protein, whose protein sequence is MDRFTGGCLCGSLRLVATGRPYRVGLCHCLDCRKHHGALFYAAAIFPQAAVAIAGETRDYGGRFFCPRCGSSVFARTADEIEVNLGCLDAPDQLMPTYENWTIRRESWLPPFPLARRYERDRNATSRFEED, encoded by the coding sequence ATGGATCGATTCACTGGCGGTTGCCTCTGCGGCAGCCTCCGTCTCGTGGCAACCGGACGCCCTTACCGGGTCGGCCTCTGTCACTGTCTCGACTGCCGTAAGCACCATGGGGCGCTGTTTTACGCTGCGGCGATCTTCCCCCAAGCGGCGGTGGCGATCGCGGGCGAAACCCGCGACTACGGGGGCCGGTTTTTCTGCCCTCGCTGCGGCTCGTCCGTTTTTGCCCGCACCGCAGACGAAATCGAAGTCAACCTGGGCTGCTTAGATGCCCCCGACCAGCTAATGCCCACCTACGAAAACTGGACCATTCGGCGCGAGTCGTGGCTGCCGCCGTTTCCGCTGGCGAGGCGGTATGAGCGCGATCGCAACGCCACCAGTCGCTTTGAAGAGGATTAA
- a CDS encoding MAPEG family protein, producing MASPIPISTLFIGLHGFIALALSFLVVIERTRTRIWHGASPADVSSQPDYLQKPGKWAAFVEGYTQKSVAVKTSEDGLLQRKVRAYGNFVEYVPLALLFILALELMQAMTWLVWLLGITLTIARIAHAWGLIKTYGPSPGRAIGFFLTWFVYLIGAGACVYLALLRLGQG from the coding sequence ATGGCCAGTCCCATCCCCATATCAACGCTGTTTATTGGACTGCACGGTTTTATTGCTCTGGCGCTTTCTTTTTTAGTAGTAATAGAGCGAACCCGCACCCGCATCTGGCATGGAGCATCTCCAGCCGACGTGTCGAGTCAGCCAGACTACCTCCAAAAACCAGGTAAATGGGCGGCTTTTGTCGAAGGTTATACGCAAAAATCAGTGGCGGTTAAGACCAGCGAGGATGGCCTATTGCAGCGCAAAGTGCGCGCCTACGGCAACTTTGTTGAGTACGTTCCCCTGGCTCTGCTGTTCATTCTGGCGCTGGAACTGATGCAGGCTATGACCTGGCTAGTGTGGCTGTTGGGCATTACCCTGACCATTGCGCGCATCGCCCACGCCTGGGGGCTGATCAAAACCTACGGGCCGTCGCCGGGCCGGGCAATCGGGTTTTTTCTCACCTGGTTTGTCTACCTGATCGGTGCCGGAGCCTGTGTATATCTGGCGCTGCTGAGGCTGGGCCAGGGGTAG
- the dinB gene encoding DNA polymerase IV, whose protein sequence is MKKILHIDMDAFYASVEQRDFPQYRGRPLVVGGRPEQRGAVAAASYEARQYGIHSAMPARIAQQRCPELIFARPRFEVYKEVSGQIRAIFHRYTDLVEPLSLDEAYLDVTTNTLEEPSALAIARRIKADIVSTTRLTASAGVSVNKFLAKMASGQNKPDGLTLILPDQAAAFVAALPIEKFHGIGQVTARKMHTLGIATGADLRQWAEADLVQHFGKVGRFYYRVARGEDDRPVNPNRIRKSIGAERSFSPDLTTRAAMLSALEGVANEVTRRLGEQRRRGHTLTLKVKYANYRQITRSRSFGAAIGPESPILPWAEEMLLAHLERDRPVRLLGLTLSNLVPTGEPDHVQLTLEI, encoded by the coding sequence ATGAAAAAGATCCTCCACATCGACATGGATGCCTTCTACGCCTCTGTAGAACAGCGGGACTTTCCGCAGTACCGGGGTAGGCCGCTGGTAGTGGGCGGTCGGCCCGAGCAGCGGGGAGCCGTGGCCGCCGCCAGCTACGAGGCCCGCCAGTACGGCATTCACTCGGCCATGCCCGCCCGCATCGCCCAGCAGCGCTGTCCTGAGCTGATTTTTGCCCGCCCCCGCTTCGAGGTCTATAAAGAGGTGTCGGGGCAAATTCGCGCCATCTTTCACCGCTACACCGATCTAGTCGAGCCGCTGTCCCTCGATGAAGCCTACCTGGATGTCACCACTAACACCCTGGAGGAGCCCTCGGCCCTGGCGATCGCCCGCCGCATCAAAGCCGACATTGTAAGCACCACCCGGCTCACCGCCTCGGCGGGGGTGTCGGTCAACAAGTTTCTCGCCAAGATGGCCAGCGGCCAGAACAAACCCGACGGGTTGACCCTAATTTTGCCCGACCAGGCCGCCGCCTTTGTCGCCGCCCTGCCCATCGAAAAATTTCACGGCATTGGCCAGGTCACCGCCCGCAAAATGCACACCCTGGGCATCGCCACCGGGGCCGACCTGCGCCAGTGGGCCGAGGCCGACCTGGTGCAGCACTTTGGCAAGGTGGGCCGCTTCTACTACCGGGTGGCGCGGGGCGAAGACGATCGCCCCGTCAACCCCAACCGCATTCGCAAATCAATCGGGGCGGAGCGATCGTTCTCGCCCGACCTCACCACCCGGGCGGCTATGCTGAGCGCCCTGGAAGGGGTCGCCAACGAGGTGACCCGTCGCCTGGGCGAACAGCGCCGCCGGGGCCACACCCTCACCCTCAAGGTCAAGTACGCCAACTACCGGCAGATCACCCGCAGCCGCTCGTTTGGGGCGGCGATCGGCCCTGAGTCGCCGATTTTGCCCTGGGCAGAAGAGATGCTGCTGGCCCACCTGGAGCGCGATCGCCCGGTGCGCCTGCTGGGCCTCACCCTCTCTAACCTGGTACCCACTGGGGAGCCCGACCATGTGCAGCTGACCCTGGAGATTTAA
- a CDS encoding Hsp20/alpha crystallin family protein, with the protein MAGWQSSQQSPFQPSMWLGAAQAQMDAIAAALMPLGLSPSGRVQVPSVEIETTADALVVTAFLPGVEPRSVNVRATARSLTFSGQRQSGHRSSLLQSVGINYFQQTVPLPEPVIDRQVQVAYSGGAIVVTLPRVKGWRQRLMQSWQRSRQRLGQALKAWGQRLLEDR; encoded by the coding sequence ATGGCCGGGTGGCAATCGTCTCAGCAGTCGCCGTTTCAGCCGTCGATGTGGCTAGGGGCAGCCCAAGCCCAGATGGATGCGATCGCCGCCGCCCTGATGCCGCTGGGGCTGTCCCCCTCGGGTCGGGTGCAGGTGCCCTCGGTCGAAATTGAAACCACCGCCGATGCGCTGGTTGTGACCGCTTTTTTGCCGGGGGTTGAGCCCCGCTCGGTCAACGTCAGGGCCACGGCAAGGTCGCTGACCTTTTCCGGCCAGCGCCAGTCGGGCCACCGCAGCTCCCTCTTGCAGAGCGTTGGCATCAACTATTTTCAGCAGACGGTGCCCCTGCCCGAGCCGGTGATCGATCGCCAGGTGCAGGTGGCCTACAGCGGCGGGGCGATCGTGGTCACGCTGCCCAGGGTGAAGGGCTGGAGGCAGCGCCTCATGCAAAGCTGGCAGCGCAGCCGACAGCGGCTGGGCCAGGCCCTCAAAGCCTGGGGCCAGCGCCTGTTAGAAGATCGGTAA
- a CDS encoding antibiotic biosynthesis monooxygenase yields MTDFDDFLRHKYAYVAIGEFKPGCFSEARQLYEKAVSTYTKGFQGAYLLQEPGSDRGIAIILWDSIENMDGHQDKVYQQTLGKIAHLFERPPVTSFYEVCSEIGLPQILAAGTASN; encoded by the coding sequence ATGACTGACTTCGACGATTTTCTCCGCCACAAGTACGCCTATGTGGCCATTGGCGAATTTAAACCCGGCTGTTTTAGCGAAGCCCGCCAGCTCTACGAAAAAGCGGTTTCGACCTACACGAAGGGTTTCCAGGGGGCGTACCTGCTCCAAGAACCCGGCAGCGATCGCGGCATCGCCATCATTCTCTGGGACAGCATTGAAAACATGGATGGCCACCAGGACAAAGTCTATCAGCAGACCCTGGGCAAAATTGCCCACCTGTTTGAGAGGCCGCCCGTGACCTCGTTCTACGAAGTGTGCAGCGAAATTGGCCTACCCCAAATTTTGGCCGCCGGTACCGCGAGCAACTAG